DNA from Rubrobacter aplysinae:
GCGACCCGGGGCGTGCGGGTGGCGCCTCCGCTCCTGTACTGTGAGGCCGCCGTGCGCGGCAGGGACACGTTGACCTTATCGAAGACCCGCATCGTGAGGCCGGAGCAGTCCACCCCCTGGCGTGAGGTCCCGCCGTAACGGTACGGCACCCCGAGCCAGGTCTTCGCCTCCCGCAGAGCCTTCTGACGCCGCGTGAGGGTGGTCCTCTTCCTCTGCACCTCCCTGACCATCACCGCGTCGGCGATAACATACCCCTTGCCCTTACCCCGCCGGCTTACGAAGACCTTCCTGGAGTCTCCGGCCTTGAGCTTGAAGGTGCCCAGCCGCACCCACTTACCGCCGTTCTTGGTCTGATTCACCCGGTCCCACTTAATCCCCGAGGTGGTGCGAACCCCGAAAGGCGTAGAGCTGTTGTAGCCTCTGCTCGCGGGCCAGCGGGCGAAGACCCTGTACCTCTTGGTCTTCGGCACCCGGACCTTGTACGAGGCATTGTCCCGGATTGACCGGGGCTTGGCGTAGCGGTAGTTCCTGCCGACCTTCTGGTCGCTCCAGGAGCTGCCCTTCCAGTTACCGGAGGCGGAGAATCGCTTGGAGGCGTTGTCCACCACCTGTTTGTAAGGGCTGGCGGAGACCGCCGGCGCAAAGATCAGGGATACAACCAGCGCGGCCGTCAAGGCCAAGGTCAAACGTAGCAATCTTCCCCCTCCGTATATTTACGGGCCGGCCCCCTGCCGGACCCGAATTTTCAAACTTTCAAACTCCGCTGACTCCGGTTTTACGCGAGACTACGACCGTGCGGTGCGCGGCTCGTACCTCACATGTCTCGTGTAGCGCCTCGTATTATCGGCCGGGCGGTAAAGGAACTTTAGCATCATGCAGAGCCCCGAGGAAGATTTATTAAGAATCCGGCCTCTCAGGCCCGGCCTCTAACAGAACTTTCGGGGGCGAGAAAACGATGACCGGTCGAGCGCGCGACATCCAGCGTGGCCTTATCCAGGGCGGCGGGCACGGCCCCGTAGCGCAGGCGGGCCTCCTCCGCGAAGGCGTGTACCGCCTCCTGGGTGGTGGCCCCGGAGCCGGTCCGGTGCAGGCTGCCGACGCTTTCGGGGCGAAAAGGGAGTTCGAGGGCGGAGTACACCCGGCCCAGTACCCGGGCGAGCCGCTCTTCGCCGCTGACGAGCACTATGCCGCCGACGCTCGTGGCCCGG
Protein-coding regions in this window:
- a CDS encoding golvesin C-terminal-like domain-containing protein, whose product is MLRLTLALTAALVVSLIFAPAVSASPYKQVVDNASKRFSASGNWKGSSWSDQKVGRNYRYAKPRSIRDNASYKVRVPKTKRYRVFARWPASRGYNSSTPFGVRTTSGIKWDRVNQTKNGGKWVRLGTFKLKAGDSRKVFVSRRGKGKGYVIADAVMVREVQRKRTTLTRRQKALREAKTWLGVPYRYGGTSRQGVDCSGLTMRVFDKVNVSLPRTAASQYRSGGATRTPRVADLAFGDYNNSGRIGHVGIYSGRKKMINAPYPGTVVRYDPIQPRYHVGYRNPFR